A region of Sparus aurata chromosome 8, fSpaAur1.1, whole genome shotgun sequence DNA encodes the following proteins:
- the LOC115587183 gene encoding troponin I, fast skeletal muscle → MSEGKKMTSSRRHHLKSLMLQIAANWIEQETVDIAAAKEAHLAENCAAPDLSGDQAALMDICKKLYQSLDKIDEDRYDSEAKVAKTDKEIAELKLKVTELGGVKKPALKKVRMSADAMLQALLGGKHKVTMDLRANLKQVKKEVKEEVGDGVGDWRKNIEDKADRKKMFETS, encoded by the exons ATGTCTGA GGGAAAGAAGATGACATCGAGCCGCAGGCATCACCTGAAG AGTTTGATGCTGCAGATCGCTGCCAACTGGATCGAGCAGGAAACCGTCGATATCGCAGCCGCCAAAGAAGCTCACCTGGCGGAGAACTGCGCCGCCCCCGACCTGAGCGGAGACCAGGCGGCTCTGAtg GACATCTGCAAGAAGCTGTACCAGTCCCTCGACAAGATCGATGAGGACAGATACGACTCCGAGGCCAAAGTGGCCAAGACAGACAAAGAG atcgCTGAGCTGAAGCTGAAGGTGACGGAGCTGGGCGGCGTGAAGAAGCCCGCCCTGAAGAAAGTGCGTATGTCTGCTGACGCCATGCTGCAGGCGCTGCTGGGAGGAAAACACAAGGTGACCATGGACCTGAGAGCCAACCTGAAGCAGGTCAAGAAGGAGGTCAAAGAGGAG GTGGGTGACGGAGTCGGAGACTGGCGTAAGAACATCGAGGACAAAGCTGACAGGAAGAAGATGTTCGAGACTTCCTAA
- the LOC115587185 gene encoding troponin I, fast skeletal muscle-like, which yields MSEGKKMTSSRRHHLKSLMLQIAAGWLEQEKKDIEEAKANHMSENCPTPDLSGDQAALMELCKKIYAAIDKIDEDRYDAEAKVTKADKEIEDLKLKVVELAGVKKPALKKVRMSADAMLQALLGGKHKVTMDLRANLKQVKKEVKEEGSEAGDWRKNIEDKADRKKMFETS from the exons ATGTCTGA GGGAAAGAAGATGACCTCCAGCCGCAGGCATCATCTGAAG AGCTTGATGCTTCAGATCGCCGCCGGCTGGCTCGAGCAGGAGAAGAAGGACATCGAGGAGGCGAAGGCGAACCACATGTCTGAGAACTGCCCCACCCCCGACCTCAGCGGAGACCAGGCCGCCCTCATG GAACTCTGCAAGAAGATCTACGCCGCCATCGACAAGATCGACGAGGATAGGTACGACGCCGAGGCCAAAGTGACGAAGGCCGACAAAGAG ATTGAGGATCTGAAGCTGAAGGTGGTGGAGCTGGCCGGAGTGAAGAAGCCCGCCCTGAAGAAAGTACGTATGTCTGCTGACGCCATGCTGCAGGCTCTGCTGGGAGGAAAACACAAGGTGACCATGGACCTGAGAGCCAACCTGAAGCAGGTCAAGAAGGAGGTCAAGGAGGAG GGGAGCGAGGCTGGCGACTGGCGTAAGAACATCGAGGATAAGGCCGACAGGAAGAAGATGTTCGAGACTTCCTAA
- the LOC115587184 gene encoding troponin I, fast skeletal muscle-like gives MSEKKLTSSRRHHLKSLILQIAQNWLEQEKKESIAAKEAYMSETCPAPDLNGDQSALMEYCKKLHGLIDKIDEDRYDVEAKVQKADKEIEDLKIKVVDLIGVKKPALKKVRMSADTMLKALLGTKHTVNMDLRTNLKQVKKETKEEPTEAVGDWRKNIEDKADRKKMFESS, from the exons ATGTCTGA GAAAAAGCTGACGTCCAGCCGCAGGCATCACCTCAAG AGCCTGATCCTCCAGATCGCTCAGAACTGGCTCGAGCAGGAGAAAAAGGAATCCATTGCGGCTAAGGAGGCGTACATGTCCGAGACCTGTCCCGCCCCGGACCTGAACGGAGACCAGAGCGCCCTGATG GAATATTGCAAGAAGCTTCACGGCCTCATCGACAAGATCGACGAGGATCGGTACGACGTGGAGGCCAAAGTGCAGAAGGCCGACAAAGAG ATTGAGGACCTGAAGATCAAGGTGGTGGATCTGATCGGCGTGAAGAAACCCGCTCTGAAGAAAGTGCGCATGTCCGCCGACACCATGCTGAAGGCTCTGCTGGGCACCAAGCACACGGTCAACATGGACCTGAGGACCAACCTGAAGCAGGTCAAGAAGGAGACGAAGGAGGAG CCGACAGAAGCCGTGGGCGACTGGCGTAAGAACATTGAAGATAAGGCCGACAGGAAGAAGATGTTCGAGTCCTCCTAA